In one window of Arachis ipaensis cultivar K30076 chromosome B06, Araip1.1, whole genome shotgun sequence DNA:
- the LOC107605623 gene encoding protein NPGR1 — MLCACSGEQFKFEEAPPQSPESLATRDFSASGLSSSRTGGDWDSKFDQNQVEEAESTLKEALSLNYEEARALLGRLEYQRGNFDAALQVFQGIEIKALTPRMIRAIAERTRPKKQRSRADNVVPNVMSMHSVSLLVEAILLKSKSLEELGRYTEAANTCSIILDTVESALSNGMPDGIAEECKLQDMFHRAIELLPTLWIKAGNLDEAVTAYRRALIKPWNMEPGKLASMQKDLATTLLYCGAEVDLPPQLQARSPVTPKSNIEEAILLLLVLMAKMVVQEIQWDSETADHLTFALSVTGMFESLADYVEQILPGIYDRAERWYFLALCYSAAGQDEVALNLLRKSCGSSEANCRPHFPSFLFGAKLYSRYPNHALEGIKFSREAIDLARLQNKHFLGQGKKFLGVCSGTAARRSVLDSERTIFQRESLNFLNEAALSQNDDPEVIFNLGLENAIQRNLDAAFDNIMMYSDMTVGSSKRGWQLLALIVSAQQRFKDSETIVDFALEDTEKIDQLELLRLKAVLQIAQEKPKQAVETYRILLALIQAKKEPWHQDKNNFDQAETFKHEALQERKLEMEAWQDLATIYADFSSFLDAKACLDKAQLIEFFSPRSWHITGMLFEAQSLYQEAFVSFSISLSIEPDYIPSIISSAELMIKLGMQSLPIARSFLMNALRIEPTNHDAWFNLGLVSKMEGSLQQAADFFQAAYELKLSAPVQKFE, encoded by the exons ATGTTGTGTGCTTGCTCAGGGGAGCAATTCAAATTCGAGGAGGCGCCGCCGCAGTCACCGGAGTCACTGGCAACAAGAGATTTCTCTGCCAGTGGACTTTCTTCATCAAGGACTGGGGGTGATTGGGATTCTAAATTTGATCAGAACCAAGTTGAAGAAGCTGAATCAACTCTTAAAGAAGCTCTTTCTTTGAACTATGAG GAAGCTCGGGCTTTGCTGGGGAGGCTTGAATATCAAAGAGGGAACTTTGATGCTGCCCTTCAAGTTTTTCAGGGCATTGAAATCAAGGCCTTGACACCAAGGATGATAAGAGCCATTGCTGAAAGAACTAGGCCAAAAAAACAACGTTCTAGAGCTGATAATGTGGTCCCTAATGTGATGTCAATGCATTCAGTAAGCCTTCTTGTTGAGGCAATCTTGCTTAAATCCAAGTCCTTAGAGGAACTCGGGCGATACACCG AGGCTGCAAACACGTGCAGCATAATTCTGGATACGGTTGAGTCTGCTCTTTCTAATGGAATGCCAGATGGCATCGCCGAAGAGTGTAAGTTGCAAGACATGTTCCACAGAGCAATTGAACTGCTTCCAACTCTATGGATCAAGGCAGGTAATTTAGACGAAGCTGTCACGGCTTATCGCCGTGCTTTGATCAAGCCGTGGAATATGGAGCCAGGAAAGTTGGCCAGTATGCAAAAAGATTTGGCCACCACACTACTCTATTGTGGTGCTGAAGTAGACCTGCCGCCGCAATTACAAGCGAGGTCTCCAGTGACACCAAAGAGTAACATCGAAGAAGCAATACTTTTGCTATTAGTACTGATGGCAAAGATGGTGGTTCAGGAAATACAATGGGACAGTGAAACAGCAGATCATCTTACATTCGCACTTTCTGTTACCGGAATGTTTGAATCATTGGCTGATTATGTGGAGCAGATCCTTCCTGGTATCTATGATCGAGCCGAGAGATGGTACTTTCTTGCTCTTTGTTACAGTGCAGCTGGTCAGGATGAAGTGGCCTTGAACTTATTGAGGAAGTCTTGTGGTAGTTCTGAAGCAAATTGCAGACCCCATTTCCCTTCATTTTTGTTTGGTGCTAAACTGTATTCCCGGTATCCAAACCATGCTCTTGAAGGCATTAAGTTTTCCCGCGAAGCTATCGATCTAGCAAGGCTTCAAAATAAGCATTTTTTGGGTCAGGGCAAAAAATTTCTGGGTGTTTGCTCCGGCACTGCGGCTAGAAGATCTGTGCTGGATTCTGAAAGAACTATATTTCAAAGAGAGTCTTTGAACTTTCTAAATGAGGCTGCTCTAAGTCAAAATGATGATCCTGAAGTGATATTCAACCTTGGACTTGAAAATGCAATTCAAAGGAATCTTGATGCAGCTTTCGACAATATAATGATGTACTCAGATATGACTGTTGGTAGCTCGAAAAGAGGTTGGCAACTGTTAGCGCTCATAGTATCTGCACAACAGCGGTTTAAGGATTCAGAAACAATAGTTGATTTTGCGTTAGAAGATACTGAAAAGATTGACCAGTTAGAACTTCTGAGATTGAAAGCAGTACTCCAAATTGCGCAGGAGAAACCGAAGCAGGCAGTAGAGACCTACAGAATCTTGCTAGCACTGATCCAGGCTAAAAAGGAGCCTTGGCATCAAGATAAGAACAACTTTGATCAAGCAGAAACATTCAAACATGAG GCACTTCAAGAAAGGAAGTTGGAAATGGAAGCATGGCAGGATTTGGCAACAATATATGCAGACTTTAGTTCATTTCTTGATGCAAAAGCTTGTCTTGACAAAGCTCAGTTAATAGAATTTTTCTCTCCCAGAAGTTGGCACATTACTG GAATGTTATTTGAAGCACAATCATTATACCAGGAGGCCTTTGTTTCATTCTCAATCTCATTGTCAATAGAACCTGATTACATTCCAAGTATTATTTCATCTGCGGAATTGATGATCAAACTTGGTATGCAATCACTTCCAATTGCAAGAAGCTTTTTGATGAATGCATTGAGAATAGAACCAACAAACCATGATGCTTGGTTCAACCTTGGATTGGTTTCTAAAATGGAAGGTTCATTACAACAAGCAGCAGATTTCTTTCAAGCTGCATATGAACTCAAGCTTTCAGCTCCAGTGCAAAAATTTGAGTAA
- the LOC110263647 gene encoding uncharacterized protein LOC110263647 — translation MGMFCSCFNGGNDKRMTKEEERLASEEARAKAAEAAEKRQAQFENSAAGRAARAQQQGMAKQAANANKGEPVLKWQMG, via the exons ATGGGTATGTTCTGTAGTTGCTTCAATGGTGGAAATGATAAACGAATgacaaaagaagaagagagattagCGTCTGAAGAAGCTCGTGCCAAAGCTGCTGAAGCCGCTGAGAAAAG GCAAGCGCAATTTGAGAATTCTGCAGCAGGACGAGCTGCTCGTGCACAGCAACAAGGAATGGCAAAGCAAGCAGCAAACGCAAACAAAGGCGAACCAGTCCTAAAG TGGCAGATGGGTTGA
- the LOC107648571 gene encoding uncharacterized protein LOC107648571 translates to MGSVPVLKWPRNGYRKLNHKESDNALLPMAELKKGNKASFEKSQSCLESSDESYDKQLYGWYGAIQRQIRRSQYQMRYSQPVRITVSIVVLLCLIVLIAIRAM, encoded by the exons ATGGGATCCGTACCTGTGTTGAAGTGGCCTAGGAATGGTTATAGAAAGCTGAATCATAAAGAATCCGATAATGCACTACTTCCAATGGCCGAATTGAAAAAG GGCAACAAGGCATCCTTCGAAAAAAGTCAGAGTTGTCTTGAAAGTTCTGATGAATCTTATGACAAGCAACTTTATGGATGGTATGGTGCCATTCAGAGACAGATTCGAAGATCTCAATACCAAATGCGATACAGTCAACCAGTTCGAATAACAGTTTCCATTGTTGTTCTCCTTTGCTTGATTG TTTTAATTGCGATTCGCGCTATGTAG
- the LOC107647754 gene encoding calcium/calmodulin-dependent protein kinase type I-like → MIVKGLSHIHRKGIVHCDLKPESILVFPSLDKEIANYQLKIADFGLLKTKEEKADVELWKSKPRGTPSYLSPEAFSGHIDAPMDIWALGCIVIEMLTGLPAWGKSPLLIEELRYLVEHHELSPKKPQGIGFFCHDFLEKCFMKDPSKRWTVDRLFDHPFLYITLFHSYYLATWL, encoded by the coding sequence ATGATTGTTAAAGGGCTTTCACATATTCATCGCAAAGGAATCGTCCACTGTGACCTCAAGCCGGAGAGCATTCTTGTGTTTCCTTCATTGGATAAAGAAATTGCAAACTATCAATTGAAGATTGCAGATTTTGGATTATTGAAAACCAAAGAGGAGAAAGCAGATGTTGAGTTGTGGAAGTCCAAGCCGAGAGGTACGCCATCATACTTGTCGCCGGAAGCATTTTCCGGTCATATTGATGCTCCGATGGATATATGGGCACTTGGTTGCATAGTGATTGAAATGCTCACTGGATTGCCTGCCTGGGGTAAGAGCCCTTTGCTTATTGAGGAGTTGAGGTACTTGGTTGAGCATCATGAACTATCACCCAAGAAGCCGCAGGGAATCGGTTTTTTCTGTCATGATTTTCTGGAAAAGTGTTTTATGAAGGATCCTAGCAAGAGGTGGACTGTTGACAGGCTTTTTGATCATCCTTTCCTTTATATCACCCTgtttcattcatattatcttgCAACTTGGCTATGA
- the LOC107648572 gene encoding uncharacterized protein LOC107648572: MASRGVAVDKLCLPPKTGNIAGACGVFPPPTSKKSSFVDMGADLGLSPPKKMQKMMDGKGKPVENGVLIPDIEESNVYSKPFQAQDMCRNLEPPITSKSQMVLEGRVKELEIRLESKENERAALEELNVTLTAKISNLKNKLKEADKEKAQLRKEKTTSKPQRG, encoded by the coding sequence ATGGCATCAAGAGGTGTTGCAGTGGACAAACTCTGCCTTCCACCCAAGACTGGGAATATTGCAGGTGCCTGCGGTGTCTTTCCACCTCCAACTTCAAAGAAATCTTCATTTGTGGACATGGGTGCTGATCTAGGACTTTCACCTccgaaaaaaatgcaaaaaatgaTGGATGGCAAAGGGAAGCCAGTTGAAAATGGTGTGCTGATCCCCGACATTGAGGAGTCCAATGTGTACTCCAAACCCTTTCAAGCCCAAGATATGTGCCGCAACTTGGAGCCACCTATCACCTCCAAATCTCAGATGGTGCTAGAAGGCCGAGTTAAGGAATTAGAGATCCGCCTTGAGTCAAAGGAAAACGAGAGAGCTGCCTTAGAGGAATTGAATGTTACTTTAACCGCCAAGATTAGTAATCTGAAAAACAAGCTGAAGGAGGCTGATAAGGAGAAGGCTCAGTTAAGGAAGGAGAAAACAACATCAAAGCCTCAAAGGGGATAA